In Gossypium arboreum isolate Shixiya-1 chromosome 5, ASM2569848v2, whole genome shotgun sequence, a single genomic region encodes these proteins:
- the LOC108450118 gene encoding protein SABRE-like, which yields MGALRIFFGLLLITVTSWIVFFYALKLLFWILSKTVGISIEFQIGGWNCLKDIAVKLKKGALESLVVSEIKLTLCQPSVKLGNGIISKNLKLQLVISDPEIVLRPKSKSSSSKSSKKAKSSKPRSSGKGKKLMAVGNIARFLSVSITDLVLKTPKAASEVKGIKLDICKDGGSKPNLFVILQILPISVQAIQPLSGVMEKPSAPSCCEEFSFSCEFGNDGEAGLVVRNVDINFGEIIVNLNEELLAKNKKPPDVSSQTDKVKESTADSLPAKKPDKKQAAILALSKHTSIFPEKICFNLPKLDVKFVHREHDIVVENNIKSIQLKSIKSRSTEEVESTRIDVQLEFSEIHLLRESGSSVLEIMKFGVASFVNIPVQPISPVRAEIDVKFEGIRSTVIMSSLKRLLKLKPPSTGSKKKAMVLQAETSTIEKPQSTEPKAIMWKCTVSVPDITIVLYSISDVPLYQCCLLSTYVLANDISSTGIAVHAELGELNLQVADENHECLKENVFGVESNSGSLLNIAKISVDWGKKDMESSDDGGPRCKLVLSADVTGIGLYFTSKRVESLIVTAITFQALFKKPSSGKKTTQSRAARSSKPSGKGTRLIKFNLKQCSVSFCGDAYLENTVVADPKRVNYGSQGGRIVISVSADGTPRTATVLSTVSDECKKLKYSLLLDIFHFSLCVNKDKQSTQVELERIRSIYQDHLEEDKPDKKVELFDMKNAKFVQRSVGHKEIAICSLFSATDISITWEPDMCLSFAELGLQLKALVQNEKAKHKGPGNEHADDVSSEKDAEQRKEVIGVESGHVDKPKKKESVFALDIEMLSIFAEAGDGVDAFVQVQSIFSENARIGVLLEGLMLSFNGARLLRSGRMQISRIPNVSSSSDPNVPVVTVWDFVIQALDVYICLPFRLELRAIDDVVEEMIRALKIVIAAKTQLILPPKKDNPNPKPKKPSSSKFGCAKFFIRKLTGEIEEEPIQGWLDEHYQLMKKEVIELGARLKFFDDYISANQCPKTTETNDSSSERRVHYNGTEIDLQDPSAIQKMKDEIYRQSFQSYYLACQKLKPAEGSGSYREGLQSGFKPSTARVSLFTISGTDLDVTVTVIDGGNDGMIEIIKQLDPVCRETEIPFSRLYGCNLLLNAGSLGVQIRDYTFPLFSAVSGRCEGRLVMAQQATAFQPQISHDVFIGRWRKVRMLRSATGTTPPMKTYTDLVLRFKSAEVSFGVGYETVLADVSYAFTVALRRANLSKKGPGLPVQPKKEKSLPWWDDMRNYVHGNNTLIISETKWYIQASSDPYEKLDKLQIISGPLEIQQSDGRIYSCVRDFKVFLSSLESLIDSRSLKIPTIVYGPFLEVPVFSLEVLMDWDCDSGYPMNHYLFALPLEGKVREKMLDPFRSTALSLRFDIAFKAPVPPSDKQTPSASDSTVVDGTVNEAHCKAENVSIASPTFSFNAHDLAWLAKFGNLMILPPHKIRLFARFPRFGVPRIPRSGNLPLDRVMTETMFRLDSTPTCIKYKTFSDDDPAKGLTFSTTKFKVEVCSSRGKQKFTFDCQRDPLDLVYLGVDLHLLKGFLDKEDCTSVTKVVQTSQSASMEQVPTEKSNSTSGCTDKHPDEGFFLSADYFTIRKQSPKADPESLLAWQEAGKKHHGVTYVRSKSEKARECDEHEQSDPSDDDGYCVLIADNCQRIFLYSLKILMNVENRDAVRSFGAALGKALVPRKPCASRQYRQRKLLEEKQRLAEQKLAEPEMPQEDALKSPSTNNAVPSPSQNTETLGSGSSLPQAAGMENSSTAAVEQAKTEKVDGSEEEGTRHFMVNIIEPQFNLHSEDANGRFLLAAATGRVLARSFHSVLRVGSEVIEKALGTGNVQIPEGGHDMTLKRMEFSVMLEHVQAHVAPTDVDLGAGVQWLPKIRRSSPKVKRTGALLERVFTPCDMYFRFTRHKSGTPELKVKPLKDLSFNSQSITASMTSRQFQVMLDVLTNLLFARAPKPQKSWFSCPGEDDEDEEEAADAVVPDGVEEVELDKITLEQKEWELRLLLSDIKKISIHCDTSGDNPEKEGDWWMVNGGKSILVQGLKKELVNAKKFRKEASAALRVTMQKAAQQRLMEKEKNKSPSCAMRVSVQITKVVWSMLMDGKSFAEVEINDMIYDFDRDYRDVGVALFTTKSIIIRNCLANAKSDTLLSAWNPPPEWGKNVLLRVDAKQGTPKDGNSVLELLQVDIYPLKIHLTEAMYRMVWGYLFPSEDQDSQKRKEVWKVSTIAGARRAKKGSIDASSGSQASKESEASSKSNVSITDQSTDSPRTSKLPDLKPGTGLRRTSSFDRTWEDTVAESIANELVLQAQLLDDQDESSKNKSKDAKSAKSGRPAQEEKKVVGKSIEEKKTTRPPKLIEFRNIKISQVELCLTYEGSRFAVSDVKLLMDTFHRVEFTGSWRRLFSRVKKHVIWGVLKSFTGMQGKKFKDKLHSQQPSITNIPDGELHLSDNDQVCQSDQKSTTFLKRSTDGAGDGFVTSVRGLFNNQRRKAKQFVLRTMRGEAETDRPGEWSEGEAEISPFARQLTITKAKKLIRRHTKKFEKGSGDQDASPMNTTDPAAYESDSSSGSELIEELSRVQKK from the exons ATGGGAGCCTTGAGGATTTTCTTTGGCCTTTTGCTGATTACCGTTACATCGTGGATAGTGTTCTT TTATGCTTTGAAGTTGCTGTTTTGGATTCTAAGCAAGACTGTGGGAATATCTATTGAATTCCAAATTGGAGGATGGAATTGTTTGAAGGATATTGCGGTGAAGTTGAAAAAG GGTGCTCTTGAATCCTTAGTGGTCAGTGAAATTAAGCTCACTTTATGTCAGCCCTCGGTTAAACTTGGGAATGGCATTATTTCTAAGAATCTGAAGCTGCAGTTGGTAATAAGTGACCCAGAAATTGTATTGAGGCCTAAAAGTAAAAGCTCTTCAAGTAAAAGCTCAAAGAAAGCTAAATCCAGTAAACCTCGCTCTTCAGGCAAGGGCAAAAAGTTGATGGCTGTAGGTAACATTGCAAGATTTTTGTCAGTTTCTATTACAGATTTGGTTTTGAAG ACACCTAAAGCAGCTAGTGAAGTTAAGGGAATCAAACTAGATATATGTAAAGATGGTGGCTCTAAACCCAACTTGTTTGTTATATTACAAATATTACCCATTTCTGTCCAAGCTATTCAGCCGCTCTCTGGTGTTATGGAAAAGCCTTCTGCTCCTTCTTGCTGTGAAGAGTTTTCTTTCTCTTGTGAATTTGGCAATGATGG GGAAGCTGGTTTAGTTGTCCGAAATGTGGACATTAACTTTGGAGAGATTATTGTAAACCTCAATGAGGAGCTGCTCGCCAAGAATAAGAAACCGCCAGATGTTTCTTCTCAAACTGATAAAGTTAAAGAGTCAACTGCTGATTCCTTACCCGCTAAAAAACCTGATAAGAAGCAAGCTGCAATTTTAGCCTTGTCAAAGCATACTTCTATTTTTCCGGAAAAG ATTTGCTTCAACTTACCAAAACTAGATGTGAAGTTTGTGCATCGGGAACATGATATTGTTGTTGAAAATAACATCAAGAGCATTCAGTTGAAAAGCATCAAATCAAGATCAACTGAAGAAGTGGAGAGTACACGCATTGATGTTCAGTTGGAATTCAGTGAGATACAT CTTCTTAGAGAATCTGGCTCTTCTGTATTGGAGATAATGAAATTTGGTGTTGCCTCTTTTGTCAACATCCCGGTACAG CCAATCTCACCTGTTAGAGCTGAAATTGATGTTAAGTTTGAAGGGATTCGGAGCACTGTTATAATGAGTAGTTTAAAGAGATTGTTGAAGTTGAAACCCCCTAGTACAGGATCCAAAAAGAAAGCAATGGTTCTTCAAGCGGAAACTTCTACTATTGAGAAGCCACAATCAACTGAGCCCAAAGCGATCATGTGGAAATGTACTGTCTCAGTCCCAGATATTACAATTGTGCTTTATAGTATCAGTGATGTGCCGCTGTATCAA TGCTGCTTACTGTCAACATATGTGCTTGCTAACGACATTTCAAGCACAGGAATCGCAGTACATGCAGAACTTGGCGAGCTGAATTTGCAAGTGGCAGATGAAAATCATGAATGCTTGAAAGAAAACGTTTTCGGTGTTGAATCAAATTCAGGTTCCTTACTGAATATAGCAAAGATTAGTGTAGATTGGGGTAAAAAGGACATGGAATCATCTGACGATGGTGGCCCTAGATGTAAATTAGTTCTTTCTGCTGACGTGACTGGAATAGGCCTTTATTTTACATCCAAGCGAGTAGAATCACTTATAGTAACAGCCATTACCTTTCAAGCACTCTTCAAAAAACCATCTTCTGGTAAGAAAACAACACAGAGCAGGGCAGCGCGTTCATCAAAGCCATCAGGGAAGGGTACTCGACTTATAAAATTTAATCTTAAACAGTGTTCAGTTAGTTTTTGTGGCGACGCTTACTTGGAAAACACAGTTGTGGCAGATCCCAAGCGAGTAAATTATGGGTCTCAGGGTGGTCGAATTGTTATTAGTGTTTCAGCTGATGGTACACCACGTACTGCAACTGTACTGTCCACAGTTTCAGATGAATGCAAGAAATTAAAGTACTCTCTTTTGCTTGACATCTTTCACTTTAGTTTGTGTGTCAACAAGGATAAACAATCCACACAGGTCGAGCTTGAAAGAATCAGATCTATTTATCAGGACCATCTCGAAGAAGATAAACCAGACAAAAAAGTTGAATTATTTGATATGAAGAATGCAAAATTTGTACAACGCTCTGTTGGCCATAAGGAGATAGCTATTTGCTCTTTGTTCAGTGCTACTGACATCTCCATCACTTGGGAGCCGGACATGTGTCTGTCTTTTGCTGAACTTGGTTTGCAACTGAAAGCACTGGTTCAGAATGAGAAGGCTAAACACAAGGGACCTGGAAATGAACACGCAGATGATGTCTCCAGCGAAAAAGATGCTGAGCAGAGGAAAGAAGTCATTGGGGTGGAATCCGGTCATGTTGATAAACCAAAGAAAAAAGAATCTGTTTTTGCTCTTGATATAGAGATGCTAAGTATATTTGCTGAAGCTGGAGATGGAGTTGATGCATTTGTACAGGTTCAGTCAATTTTCTCTGAGAATGCCCGCATAGGGGTACTTCTTGAAGGACTGATGCTTAGTTTCAATGGAGCCCGGTTATTGAGAAGTGGCAGAATGCAAATTTCCCGTATTCCCAATGTTTCCAGCTCATCTGATCCAAATGTACCAGTTGTCACTGTGTGGGATTTCGTGATTCAAGCACTTGATGTTTATATTTGCTTGCCTTTCAGGCTGGAGTTGCGTGCCATTGATGATGTTGTTGAAGAGATGATACGAGCTTTGAAGATTGTAATTGCCGCTAAAACTCAGCTAATTCTTCCTCCGAAGAAAGATAACCCGAACCCGAAACCTAAAAAGCCTAGTTCATCAAAATTTGGATGTGCAAAGTTCTTTATACGCAAGCTGACCGGTGAAATTGAGGAAGAACCAATCCAAGGATGGCTTGATGAGCACTATCAGCTAATGAAGAAAGAGGTCATTGAGTTAGGTGCTAGGTTGAAATTTTTTGATGATTATATTTCGGCCAATCAGTGTCCTAAAACTACTGAAACTAATGATTCTTCTTCTGAAAGAAGGGTCCACTATAATGGAACTGAGATTGATCTGCAAGATCCTTCAGCAATCCAAAAAATGAAAGACGAGATATATAGACAGTCTTTTCAATCCTATTACTTAGCATGTCAGAAGCTAAAACCAGCGGAAGGCTCTGGTAGCTATAGGGAAGGTTTACAGTCTGGTTTTAAGCCAAGCACTGCAAGAGTTTCTCTTTTTACTATTTCAGGTACAGACCTGGATGTGACCGTGACAGTgattgatggtggaaatgatggGATGATAGAGATTATAAAGCAGCTTGATCCTGTCTGTCGTGAAACTGAAATTCCGTTTTCCCGTCTATATGGGTGTAATCTTCTCCTAAACGCCGGCAGTCTAGGTGTTCAGATAAGAGACTATACGTTTCCTCTTTTCTCTGCTGTTTCTGGTAGATGTGAAGGCCGTCTTGTGATGGCACAACAG gCAACAGCTTTTCAGCCCCAAATATCGCATGATGTCTTCATTGGGAGGTGGAGAAAGGTCCGCATGCTTCGTTCAGCGACTGGTACAACTCCACCAATGAAAACATACACAGATTTGGTTTTACGTTTTAAAAGTGCGGAAGTGTCCTTTGGGGTGGGATATGAAACGGTTTTAGCTGATGTCAGCTATGCATTCACTGTGGCACTTCGTAGGGCTAATTTAAGCAAAAAGGGTCCTGGTCTTCCAGTGCAGCCAAAAAAGGAGAAGAGCTTACCATGGTGGGATGACATGAGAAATTACGTCCATGGAAACAATACTTTAATCATTTCTGAAACTAAATGGTACATTCAAGCATCTAGTGATCCTTATGAAAAGCTTGACAAACTTCAAATTATTTCTGGTCCTCTGGAGATCCAGCAATCTGATGGCCGTATTTATAGTTGTGTAAGGGATTTTAAAGTTTTCTTGAGCAGTTTGGAGAGTTTGATAGATAGTCGCAGCTTAAAAATTCCTACCATCGTATATGGCCCATTCCTAGAAGTGCCAGTCTTTAGCCTTGAGGTTCTAATGGATTGGGATTGCGATTCTGGTTATCCCATGAATCATTATCTGTTTGCACTTCCTCTAGAAGGGAAGGTTCGAGAGAAAATGCTTGATCCTTTCAGATCTACTGCACTTTCTCTCCGATTTGACATTGCTTTTAAAGCCCCTGTTCCCCCATCGGACAAACAAACCCCTTCAGCATCAGATTCCACTGTTGTGGATGGAACTGTCAATGAGGCACATTGCAAGGCTGAGAATGTTTCAATTGCATCACCAACATTTAGTTTCAATGCACATGACCTAGCTTGGTTGGCTAAGTTCGGGAATTTAATGATTTTGCCTCCTCACAAAATCCGTTTGTTTGCTCGGTTTCCTCGTTTTGGAGTTCCACGAATTCCTAGATCAGGAAACTTGCCATTAGATAGGGTGATGACAGAAACAATGTTCCGTTTAGATTCTACGCCTACTTGCATAAAGTATAAGACCTTTTCTGATGATGATCCAGCAAAAGGACTGACATTTAGTACAACAAAGTTTAAAGTTGAAGTCTGTTCCAGCAGGGGTAAGCAAAAATTTACTTTTGATTGCCAGCGTGATCCTCTTGATCTTGTTTACCTGGGGGTTGACCTTCATTTGCTGAAGGGTTTCTTAGACAAAGAAGATTGCACTAGTGTCACAAAAGTAGTTCAAACTTCTCAGTCTGCATCCATGGAGCAAGTTCCTACTGAAAAAAGTAATTCTACGAGTGGTTGCACAGATAAGCATCCTGATGAAGGATTTTTTTTGTCAGCTGACTATTTTACAATAAGAAAGCAGTCCCCAAAGGCTGATCCTGAAAGCTTATTGGCGTGGCAAGAGGCTGGGAAGAAACATCATGGAGTGACATATGTCAGATCTAAATCTGAAAAAGCGAGAGAGTGTGACGAGCATGAACAGTCAGATCCTAGTGATGACGATGGATACTGTGTGCTTATAGCTGACAATTGTCAGCGTATTTTTCTTTACAGCCTTAAAATTCTGATGAACGTAGAGAATCGAGATGCTGTGAGGTCTTTTGGTGCTGCATTAGGCAAAGCACTTGTACCTCGAAAGCCTTGTGCTTCTCGGCAGTATAGACAGAGGAAGTTACTCGAGGAGAAACAGAGACTTGCTGAACAGAAACTTGCTGAACCTGAAATGCCTCAAGAGGATGCTCTGAAGTCACCTTCAACAAACAATGCTGTGCCTTCCCCTTCTCAAAATACGGAGACATTGGGATCAGGTTCATCTCTACCGCAAGCAGCTGGAATGGAAAATTCATCTACTGCTGCAGTTG AACAAGCCAAAACTGAAAAGGTTGATGGTTCTGAAGAGGAGGGGACTCGTCATTTTATGGTGAATATTATCGAGCCTCAATTCAATCTTCACTCTGAAGACGCTAAT GGGAGATTTCTTCTTGCTGCTGCTACCGGTCGTGTTTTAGCCCGATCTTTTCATTCAGTTCTTCGTGTCGGCTCTGAGGTGATTGAGAAAGCACTTGGTACTGGAAATGTTCAGATTCCTGAAGGTGGGCATGACATGACTTTGAAACGCATGGAGTTTTCTGTGATGCTGGAGCATGTGCAGGCTCATGTTGCACCAACTGATGTGGATCTTGGTGCTGGAGTACAATGGCTTCCAAAAATCCGTAGAAGTTCTCCAAAGGTCAAGCGTACTGGTGCTCTACTTGAAAGGGTGTTTACGCCTTGTGATATGTACTTCAGATTCACAAGGCATAAAAGTGGAACCCCAGAATTGAAG GTGAAGCCGTTAAAGGATCTCAGCTTTAACTCTCAGAGCATAACAGCTTCTATGACATCTCGTCAATTTCAGGTTATGCTGGATGTATTAACCAACCTTCTCTTTGCTCGGGCTCCCAA GCCTCAAAAAAGTTGGTTCTCTTGTCCTGGAGAAGATGATGAAGATGAAGAGGAGGCGGCAGATGCAGTGGTTCCTGATGGTGTTGAAGAGGTAGAACTTGACAAAATCACTCTTGAGCAGAAAGAATGGGAGCTTAGGTTGCTACTCAGTGACATTAAGAAGATATCTATTCATTGTGATACTTCAGGAGACAATCCAGAAAAAGAAGGTGATTGGTGGATGGTAAATGGTGGGAAATCAATTTTG GTGCAAGGGCTGAAGAAAGAACTTGTTAATGCAAAAAAATTTAGGAAGGAAGCATCAGCAGCCTTACGGGTTACAATGCAGAAAGCAGCTCAGCAACGGCTAAtggagaaagaaaagaacaaaagCCCATCCTGTGCCATGCGAGTTTCTGTGCAAATTACCAAAGTTGTGTGGAGCATGCTTATGGATGGTAAATCATTTGCTGAGGTAGAGATAAATGACATG atttatgattttgatcgTGATTACAGAGATGTTGGTGTGGCTCTTTTTACAACTAAGTCTATTATTATAAGAAACTGTCTGGCTAATGCAAAGTCTGATACACTTTTATCAGCCTGGAATCCTCCTCCAGAATGGGGAAA AAATGTCCTGCTCCGCGTTGATGCAAAGCAGGGAACTCCAAAGGATGGAAACTCTGTTCTGGAGCTTTTACAG GTAGATATATATCCGCTTAAGATTCATTTGACTGAGGCAATGTACAGAATGGTGTGGGGATATCTCTTTCCGTCAGAAGACCAAGATTCGCAAAAACGAAAG GAAGTTTGGAAGGTCTCGACAATAGCTGGTGCAAGACGGGCAAAGAAGGGTTCCATTGATGCTTCATCGGGCAGCCAAGCATCAAAGGAGTCTGAGGCATCTTCCAAATCGAATGTGTCCATTACCGATCAGTCAACAGATTCCCCCCGA ACATCAAAGTTGCCAGACCTAAAACCTGGCACTGGGTTGAGGAGAACATCTTCTTTTGACAGAACATGGGAAGATACTGTTGCAGAATCCATAGCAAACGAACTTGTCCTGCAAGCTCAACTACTTGATGATCAAGATGAATCCTCGAAAAATAAATCAAAAGACGCGAAATCTGCTAAATCTGGTCGACCAGCTCAAGAAGAGAAGAAGGTCGTTGGAAAATCCATTGAAGAGAAAAAAACTACTAGGCCTCCGAAACTGATTGAATTTCGCAATATCAAGATAAGTCAG GTTGAGCTGTGTCTTACGTACGAAGGGTCCAGATTTGCTGTAAGTGACGTCAAGTTGCTGATGGATACATTTCACCGTGTCGAGTTCACCGGAAGTTGGAGGAGACTGTTCTCTCGAGTTAAGAAGCATGTTATATGGGGGGTCCTAAAATCTTTTACTGGAATGCAG GGTAAGAAATTCAAAGACAAGTTACACAGTCAACAGCCAAGTATAACTAATATTCCTGATGGTGAACTCCATCTTAGTGACAATGATCAGGTTTGTCAATCTGATCAGAAATCGACGACCTTTCTTAAGCGTTCAACTGATGGAGCCGGTGATGGGTTTGTTACTTCCGTTAGGGGTCTCTTCAACAATCAACGGCGCAAAGCCAAACAATTTGTGCTACGAACTATGAGAGGTGAAGCAGAGACCGATCGCCCGGGAGAGTGGAGTGAAGGTGAAGCCGAGATCTCTCCATTCGCTCGGCAGCTGACCATAACCAAAGCTAAGAAACTTATTAGGCGGCATACAAAGAAGTTTGAGAAAG GTTCGGGTGATCAAGATGCATCTCCAATGAATACTACCGATCCAGCTGCTTATGAATCTGACTCTTCTAGCGGATCCGAACTCATTGAGGAACTTAGTAGGGTTCAGAAGAAATAG